The stretch of DNA GTGGTTTCTGGGTCGGTTAATCGAGAGTTGAGGTTAAGCTGACATTGGCTGAAGCAAAGCGTGTTAACATGAGCTTCGGGCAATAGCTTGATTTGTGCCCTATGGATACTGAGCTATTTTGCTTAAGTCCCGGCGAAAGTAGGCAGCGTCGAACCATCATCGGTTTGGCATTGAACAAAGCTAGCCTCAAGTATTGCAGGACTTCCAAGAGAAAGATTCTGTTCATTCAGGTTCAACTCTTGGCTGGTCTCTGACTAAGGTTCATCGGAGTTATGAATCATTTTTGATTCAGCTCCTTTGTAGTGTGTACAAAAGGGAGACCAGTTGCTGTGTCTGTGGGTATTCTCGGCACCAAACTTGGCATGACTCAAATTTTCGACGAAACAGGTAAAGCAATTCCTGTGACTGTCGTTCAAGCGGGTCCATGCTCTATTACGCAGATTAAAACAGCCTCAACCGATGGCTACTCTGCTATTCAGGTCGGCTTTGGCGAAGTGAGCCAAAAAGCGCTAAATAGACCTGAACTAGGCCACTTGGCTAAATCAAATGCTGCGCCGCTACGCCATCTACAGGAGTATCGGTTAGACAGCACCAGTGAATTTGAGCTGGGTCAGCAAATCAATGCTGATATTTTCTCGGCTGGTCAAATTGTTGATGTGATTGGCACCAGCATTGGCCGTGGCTTCGCTGGCTATCAAAAGCGTCACAACTTTGCTCGTGGTCCTATGGCCCACGGTTCTAAAAACCACCGCGCACCGGGTTCTACCGGAGCTGGTACTACGCCAGGACGCGTTTATCCAGGAAAGCGGATGGCTGGGCGTTTGGGTGGCTCGCAAGTCACGATTCGTAAATTGACAGTGGTTCGCGTAGATGCTGAGCGCAATCTACTGCTGATCCAAGGGGCGGTTCCTGGTAAGCCGGGTGCGTTGCTGAGCATCGTTCCTGCTAAGCAAGTAGGTCGTTCAAAGTAAAAGCTCTGTAGGCGTTATGCTGGCTGACTTTGCTCGCAGGCCATCGCAGACAAGAGGCTACAGGACAGGGATTAAAGAGAGATATGGTTAACTGTGTAGTTCGAGACTGGGAAGGAAAGGAAGTCGGAGAGGCTCCCCTAGAGCTCCGCGTTGCAAAAGAAGGGACAGCCTCTCACGTAGTTCACCGAGCCTTGGTTCGTCAACTGGCGAATGCTCGTCAAGGAACTGCGAGTACCAAAACCCGTGCAGAGGTGAGTGGAGGGGGTCGTAAGCCCTGGCGCCAAAAAGGTACAGGTCGTGCTCGTGCTGGTTCGAACCGTTCCCCCCTATGGCGGGGTGGCGGTGTAATCTTTGGTCCGAAGCCAAGAGATTACTCGATCAAGATGAATCGGAAAGAGCGTCGTTTGGCTTTGAGAACTGCTCTACAAAGTCGGTTCGAAGATTTGGTGATTGTGCAAGATTTTGCTGATCAACTGCCTCGGCCAAAAACTAAGGAATTGGTATCCGCGATCGCTCGTTGGGGAGTTGATCCAGCCGCTAAAGTTCTGCTGATCTTGCCTGAGCGTGCCGAAACTATTTATCTCTCAGCTCGCAACATCCCTAACCTGAGACTCATCTCTGCATCCAACTTGAATGTCTTCGACATCCTTGCTGCGGACCAGATTGTGACCACAGCATCTGCTCTTACGAAAATCCAGGAGGTCTACGGTGACTAAGGCTAATCCTCGCTCCCTAGCAGACTTGATTCGCCGTCCTCTGGTAACTGAGAAGGCAACCCGACTGCTAGAGGACAACAAATACACCTTTGAAGTTGCTCCTCAAGCTACTAAGCCACAAATCAAAGCGGCGATCCAAGAACTATTTGAAGTCCGCGTCATTGGTGTCAACACCCAAAGACCTCCTTTAAAGCAGCGTCGAGTTGGCAAGTTTATGGGTCATCGCCCCCAGTACAAGCGGGCGATCGTAACTCTAGCAGCAGGGGATTCTATTACTCTGTTCCCTGAAGTTTAGAGTTCTTCCTTGTACTGTCGGTAGGGGCGTATTTTGATATAGCCCGTACTAGCGACATTGTTGAATGGTCTACTAGTCAACCAAGAGTTTGAGTTATGGGCATCCGTTCTTATCGGCCATATACCCCTGGAACTCGTCAGCGTACCGTCTCAGACTTCGATGAGATTACACGTAGCGAGCCAGAAAAATCTTTAACAGTTTCAGTTCACCGCGCTAAAGGTCGGAACAACCGGGGTGTAATTACCACTCGCCATCGGGGTGGTGGTCACAAACGCCTCTACCGTATTATTGACTTTCGTCGTGACAAGCGCAGCATTCAGGCGCGGGTTGTATCGATCGAATACGATCCCAATCGCAATGCTCGCATCGCCCTTCTCCATTATCGCGATGGCGAAAAGCGTTACATTCTTCATCCCCTAGGTCTTAAAGTTGACACTGTAATAGTTGCTGGCCCTGATTCCCCGATTGAAGTTGGTAATGCGCTGCCCCTGAGCAACATCCCCTTAGGTACTGCCGTACATAACGTTGAGTTGGCACCAGGGAAAGGCGGACAAATTGTCCGGGCTGCCGGAGCTAGTGCTCAGGTTGTCGCTAAAGAAGGGGCTTTTGTCACCCTGAAGCTGCCTTCTGGTGAAGTTCGCTTGATTCGCCGAGAGTGCTACGCCACGATTGGTCAGGTGGGCAATGCCGAAGCTAGAAATATCAGCTTGGGTAAAGCAGGCCGTAAGCGCCACCTAGGACGTAGACCGGAAGTGCGAGGCAGCGTCATGAACCCAGTGGATCACCCTCACGGTGGTGGTGAAGGTCGCGCTCCCATTGGTAGAAGCGGGCCTGTTACTCCTTGGG from Trichocoleus desertorum ATA4-8-CV12 encodes:
- the rplB gene encoding 50S ribosomal protein L2 — protein: MGIRSYRPYTPGTRQRTVSDFDEITRSEPEKSLTVSVHRAKGRNNRGVITTRHRGGGHKRLYRIIDFRRDKRSIQARVVSIEYDPNRNARIALLHYRDGEKRYILHPLGLKVDTVIVAGPDSPIEVGNALPLSNIPLGTAVHNVELAPGKGGQIVRAAGASAQVVAKEGAFVTLKLPSGEVRLIRRECYATIGQVGNAEARNISLGKAGRKRHLGRRPEVRGSVMNPVDHPHGGGEGRAPIGRSGPVTPWGKPTLGYKTRKKRKLSDALIVRRRRKSSKRGRGGRES
- the rplD gene encoding 50S ribosomal protein L4 — translated: MVNCVVRDWEGKEVGEAPLELRVAKEGTASHVVHRALVRQLANARQGTASTKTRAEVSGGGRKPWRQKGTGRARAGSNRSPLWRGGGVIFGPKPRDYSIKMNRKERRLALRTALQSRFEDLVIVQDFADQLPRPKTKELVSAIARWGVDPAAKVLLILPERAETIYLSARNIPNLRLISASNLNVFDILAADQIVTTASALTKIQEVYGD
- a CDS encoding 50S ribosomal protein L23; the encoded protein is MTKANPRSLADLIRRPLVTEKATRLLEDNKYTFEVAPQATKPQIKAAIQELFEVRVIGVNTQRPPLKQRRVGKFMGHRPQYKRAIVTLAAGDSITLFPEV
- the rplC gene encoding 50S ribosomal protein L3; this encodes MSVGILGTKLGMTQIFDETGKAIPVTVVQAGPCSITQIKTASTDGYSAIQVGFGEVSQKALNRPELGHLAKSNAAPLRHLQEYRLDSTSEFELGQQINADIFSAGQIVDVIGTSIGRGFAGYQKRHNFARGPMAHGSKNHRAPGSTGAGTTPGRVYPGKRMAGRLGGSQVTIRKLTVVRVDAERNLLLIQGAVPGKPGALLSIVPAKQVGRSK